One Deinococcus sp. LM3 genomic region harbors:
- a CDS encoding DUF262 domain-containing protein yields MSDKVLSLQEVAKERTVKTTSVDYDLETLSKKIRRGSIILDPDYQRNHKWDVETSSRLIESLILNIPIPLIYISQDVDVDVESDEPMYSVIDGQQRLRAIYDFMQNKYALKGLETLKDINGLKYKDLPPFLIRRLEDRTVRCLRIDSSSDSQVKLDIFERLNSGSVKLTAQELRNATMRGRFNDLIKDLAKDRFFIQMINDPKESKRVKGMYNYELVLRFLALEGGKYQEYDGKMGNYLDIRMAEFSKISDQNILDEMKTKFKKTMKICFSAFGVNAFSKRKDGKIVSPFNVAVYDALSLAVSENSLSNIDESGREKFESLFSSEEFQNSISGSINDKSKIVYRIKAMMEAFK; encoded by the coding sequence ATGAGCGATAAAGTGCTGTCCCTGCAGGAAGTTGCAAAAGAAAGAACGGTAAAAACTACATCGGTTGATTATGATCTAGAAACATTGAGCAAAAAGATCAGACGGGGATCAATCATACTTGATCCAGATTATCAAAGAAATCATAAATGGGATGTTGAAACATCATCTAGGCTAATAGAGAGCCTGATACTTAATATACCTATACCTCTTATTTACATATCTCAAGATGTAGATGTAGATGTAGAATCCGATGAGCCAATGTATTCAGTAATAGATGGACAGCAGAGATTGCGTGCGATTTACGACTTTATGCAGAATAAGTACGCGCTTAAGGGGTTGGAAACACTTAAAGATATCAACGGTTTAAAATACAAAGATCTTCCTCCTTTCTTAATAAGAAGATTGGAGGATCGTACTGTGAGATGCCTAAGAATCGATTCATCCTCTGATTCTCAGGTGAAACTGGATATATTTGAGAGATTAAATTCTGGATCAGTTAAATTGACTGCCCAGGAGTTGCGGAATGCAACGATGCGAGGTAGATTCAATGATTTGATTAAAGATCTAGCAAAGGATAGGTTCTTTATACAAATGATTAATGATCCAAAGGAATCTAAGCGCGTAAAAGGGATGTACAACTATGAACTCGTGTTACGATTCTTGGCGCTTGAGGGAGGAAAATATCAGGAATATGATGGAAAAATGGGTAACTACTTGGATATAAGAATGGCGGAGTTTAGTAAAATTTCAGATCAAAATATCTTAGATGAGATGAAGACAAAATTCAAAAAGACCATGAAAATTTGTTTTAGCGCATTTGGTGTTAACGCATTTTCAAAAAGAAAAGACGGTAAAATTGTGTCCCCGTTTAACGTTGCTGTCTATGATGCGCTTTCTTTAGCGGTAAGCGAAAACTCTCTATCCAACATTGATGAATCTGGAAGAGAAAAATTTGAAAGCCTTTTCAGTAGTGAAGAATTCCAAAATAGTATTTCTGGAAGCATAAATGATAAATCAAAAATAGTCTATAGGATTAAAGCTATGATGGAAGCTTTTAAATGA
- a CDS encoding MAE_28990/MAE_18760 family HEPN-like nuclease has protein sequence MTESYANVWLNELESRHNEIDKLIDLAKIYQEKDESAFNAICRSATVMLYAHFEGSLRSAIKSFSDDINKNGGYSIVGERIKSLFLCGLLDIEISVDNLNKSLDRRRRLDAKLDGSSGININLEHVWLNGKNPTADIYRTVIMRFGIDNIFKILEDSEMEISMFTEGILALGEKINVLIDRFRENYSVYPYTSIFTEIGCAEIARHRKKTITEEFINNTMRPRHDIAHGHTLENILSLDQVEAASIRMKFLSIIFYAAITENNPTV, from the coding sequence ATGACGGAATCTTATGCCAATGTCTGGCTTAATGAGCTTGAATCACGGCATAATGAAATAGATAAGTTGATTGATTTAGCTAAGATATATCAGGAGAAAGACGAATCAGCTTTTAATGCGATATGTCGATCGGCAACGGTGATGCTTTATGCGCATTTTGAAGGGTCTTTAAGATCTGCTATAAAATCTTTCTCAGATGATATCAACAAAAATGGCGGATATTCCATAGTGGGCGAGAGAATAAAATCCCTTTTTCTGTGTGGACTGCTCGATATTGAGATATCCGTTGATAATCTGAACAAATCGCTAGATAGACGGCGTAGGCTCGATGCAAAACTTGATGGCTCATCTGGAATAAATATTAACCTAGAGCATGTTTGGTTAAATGGAAAAAATCCAACTGCAGATATATACAGAACCGTAATAATGAGATTCGGCATAGACAATATTTTTAAAATTCTTGAAGATTCTGAAATGGAGATTTCGATGTTCACTGAAGGAATATTGGCTTTGGGCGAAAAAATTAACGTTTTGATTGATAGATTTCGGGAGAACTACTCTGTTTATCCGTATACATCGATTTTTACAGAAATAGGATGCGCGGAAATTGCAAGACATCGTAAAAAAACAATAACCGAAGAGTTCATAAATAATACAATGAGGCCGCGACATGACATAGCGCACGGCCACACTCTTGAGAATATTTTGTCGCTCGATCAGGTTGAAGCGGCTTCTATTAGGATGAAATTTTTGTCAATTATATTTTATGCAGCTATAACTGAAAATAATCCAACGGTTTGA
- the purF gene encoding amidophosphoribosyltransferase → MIFDPVTDKPQDECGVFGMYSPEPADLAWFTYLGLFALQHRGQEAAGMCVSDGEKFHVEKDLGLVTQVFDERRLDSVRLANARVSIGHVRYSTTGSNLRFNAQPLTTRTNKGILGLAHNGNFVNAREVRNAMLMEGALFATTNDSEVMLNLIARESHMDLVEATAAAMKQLKGGFACVLMSRTQLLGFRDPNGVRPLVIGQRDDGAYVIASEPCALFTVGAKLLRDVQPGELVWVDRTGLHSLMVEPRKPTPCAFEWIYFARSDSRLDGVDAHESRIRMGHQLAKEHPIDADIVVPVPDSGIGAAIGYARESGIPFDYGLYKNPYAGRTFIAPTQEARELKVKMKLSPTSAVAGKRVILVDDSIVRGTTSRQIVNLLREAGATEVHFRVSSPPIKHPCFYGIDTAARKELVASTHSIEEIRELIGADTLSFISEQGIREAVSGPGLCLACFNGEYPAGTPLLNDVDKLALEV, encoded by the coding sequence ATGATTTTCGACCCCGTAACCGATAAGCCGCAGGATGAATGCGGTGTGTTTGGCATGTACTCGCCGGAACCGGCGGACCTGGCGTGGTTCACTTACCTGGGCCTGTTCGCGTTGCAGCACCGTGGGCAGGAGGCGGCGGGCATGTGCGTGTCCGACGGCGAGAAATTCCACGTGGAGAAGGACCTGGGGCTGGTGACGCAGGTGTTCGACGAGCGCCGCCTGGACAGCGTGCGACTCGCGAACGCGCGCGTGAGCATCGGGCACGTTCGCTACAGCACGACGGGCAGCAACCTGCGGTTCAACGCGCAGCCCCTGACGACCCGCACGAACAAGGGCATTCTGGGACTGGCGCACAACGGGAATTTCGTGAACGCCCGCGAGGTCCGGAACGCCATGCTGATGGAAGGCGCGCTGTTCGCCACCACGAACGACAGCGAGGTCATGCTGAACCTGATCGCCCGCGAGAGCCACATGGACCTCGTGGAAGCCACGGCCGCCGCCATGAAGCAACTCAAGGGCGGGTTCGCGTGCGTGCTGATGAGCCGCACGCAACTGCTGGGCTTCCGCGACCCGAACGGCGTGCGCCCCCTGGTGATCGGGCAGCGGGACGACGGCGCGTACGTGATCGCCTCTGAGCCGTGCGCGCTGTTCACGGTCGGCGCGAAACTGCTGCGGGACGTGCAGCCCGGCGAACTCGTCTGGGTGGACCGCACGGGCCTGCACTCCCTGATGGTCGAACCCCGCAAACCCACCCCCTGCGCGTTCGAGTGGATCTACTTCGCGCGCAGCGACAGCCGCCTGGACGGCGTGGACGCCCACGAGAGCCGCATCCGCATGGGCCACCAGCTCGCAAAGGAACACCCCATCGACGCCGACATCGTCGTGCCCGTCCCCGACAGCGGCATCGGCGCCGCCATCGGCTACGCCCGCGAGAGCGGCATCCCCTTCGATTACGGCCTGTACAAGAACCCCTACGCGGGCCGCACGTTCATCGCGCCCACGCAGGAAGCACGCGAGTTGAAAGTCAAGATGAAACTCTCGCCCACCAGCGCCGTCGCCGGGAAACGCGTGATCCTCGTGGACGACTCCATCGTGCGCGGCACCACCAGCCGCCAGATCGTGAACCTGCTGCGCGAGGCGGGCGCGACCGAAGTGCACTTCCGCGTATCAAGCCCGCCCATCAAGCACCCGTGCTTCTACGGCATCGACACCGCCGCGCGGAAGGAACTGGTGGCGAGTACACACAGCATCGAGGAGATTCGCGAGTTGATCGGGGCGGATACGCTGAGTTTCATCAGTGAGCAGGGCATCCGCGAAGCCGTCAGCGGCCCCGGCCTGTGCCTAGCGTGCTTTAACGGCGAGTACCCGGCAGGCACTCCCCTGTTAAATGACGTGGATAAGCTGGCTTTGGAAGTCTGA
- the glmS gene encoding glutamine--fructose-6-phosphate transaminase (isomerizing): MCGIVGYIGPRQAQEVLISGLAKLEYRGYDSAGIAIHDGECIDVKKKAGKLENLSTLLDGQPMSGSLGIGHTRWATHGLPNDTNAHPHATEDGRIVIIHNGIIENYLNLKEGLQGRGHQFKSETDSEVLAHLIEEAYTGNLEEAVRAALAQVRGAYGIVVTHVDHREIVAARTVSPLVMGVGEGEMFLASDVPALLAYTRNMVFLHDGDMVVLNDDGFRVMDLAGNPQQRTIEHIEWDAEAAEKGGFDTYMLKEIYEQPQALTNTLIGRLHDETGEVNLDINLDPGSFKRISIIACGTAFYAGLVGEYLIEQLARIPVEVDVASEYRYRDPLVSENTLAIVVSQSGETIDTLEALREAKKFGAKTLGVINAKGSSMTRELDDTLYIHAGPEIGVASTKAYTSMVSAFLMLALWLGRARGTLSEEQGAELLKAARELPRLVEEALAPERVARIKEVAEKYATARDYLFLGRGVNSPTAYEGALKLKEISYIHAEAYAAGEMKHGPIALIDENLPVAVIATESRLLEKTISNVQEVRARAGKVILFLSDGDTENARHGDDVIYVPRAHEMVSPVVNAVAMQLLAYFTATALGKDVDKPRNLAKSVTVE, from the coding sequence ATGTGTGGAATCGTTGGATACATCGGCCCCCGTCAAGCCCAGGAAGTTCTGATCTCCGGCCTCGCCAAACTCGAGTACCGCGGCTACGACAGCGCCGGCATCGCCATCCATGACGGCGAATGCATCGACGTGAAGAAGAAGGCCGGGAAACTCGAGAACCTCAGCACCCTCCTCGACGGCCAGCCCATGAGCGGTTCGCTGGGCATCGGGCACACCCGCTGGGCCACGCACGGCCTGCCGAACGACACGAACGCCCACCCGCACGCCACCGAGGACGGCCGCATCGTGATCATTCACAACGGCATCATCGAGAACTACCTGAACCTCAAAGAGGGCCTCCAGGGGCGCGGCCACCAGTTCAAGAGCGAGACCGACAGTGAAGTGCTGGCCCACCTGATCGAGGAAGCCTACACGGGCAACCTCGAAGAGGCGGTCCGCGCGGCGCTGGCGCAGGTGCGCGGCGCGTACGGCATCGTCGTCACGCACGTCGACCACCGCGAGATCGTCGCGGCCCGCACCGTCAGTCCGCTCGTGATGGGCGTCGGCGAGGGCGAGATGTTCCTGGCGTCCGACGTGCCCGCCCTGCTGGCCTACACCCGCAACATGGTGTTCCTGCACGACGGCGACATGGTCGTCCTGAACGACGACGGCTTCCGCGTCATGGACCTGGCGGGCAACCCGCAGCAGCGCACCATCGAGCACATCGAATGGGACGCCGAGGCCGCCGAGAAGGGCGGGTTCGACACGTACATGCTCAAGGAGATCTACGAGCAGCCCCAGGCGCTGACCAACACCCTGATCGGCCGCCTGCACGACGAGACCGGCGAGGTCAACCTCGACATCAACCTCGACCCCGGCTCCTTCAAGCGGATTTCCATCATCGCGTGCGGCACCGCCTTCTACGCCGGACTGGTCGGCGAGTACCTGATCGAACAGCTCGCCCGCATCCCGGTCGAGGTGGACGTCGCCAGCGAGTACCGCTACCGCGACCCGCTGGTCAGCGAGAACACCCTGGCCATCGTCGTGTCCCAGAGCGGCGAGACCATCGACACCCTCGAGGCGCTGCGCGAGGCCAAGAAGTTCGGCGCGAAGACCCTGGGCGTCATCAACGCCAAGGGCAGCTCCATGACCCGCGAACTCGACGACACGCTGTACATCCACGCCGGACCCGAGATCGGCGTCGCCAGCACCAAGGCGTACACCAGCATGGTCAGCGCGTTCCTGATGCTGGCCCTGTGGCTGGGCCGCGCCCGTGGCACCCTCAGCGAGGAGCAGGGCGCCGAGCTGCTGAAGGCCGCGCGCGAACTGCCCCGCCTGGTCGAGGAAGCCCTGGCCCCCGAACGCGTGGCGCGCATCAAGGAAGTCGCCGAGAAGTACGCTACGGCCCGCGACTACCTGTTCCTGGGGCGCGGCGTGAACAGCCCCACCGCCTACGAGGGCGCCCTGAAACTCAAGGAGATCAGCTACATCCACGCCGAGGCGTACGCAGCCGGCGAGATGAAGCACGGCCCCATCGCCCTGATCGACGAGAACCTGCCGGTCGCCGTGATCGCCACCGAGAGCCGCCTGCTGGAAAAGACCATCAGCAACGTGCAGGAAGTCCGCGCCCGCGCCGGCAAGGTCATCCTGTTCCTCAGCGACGGCGACACCGAGAACGCCCGCCACGGCGACGACGTGATCTACGTCCCCCGCGCGCACGAGATGGTCAGCCCCGTCGTGAACGCCGTCGCCATGCAGCTGCTCGCGTACTTCACGGCCACCGCGCTGGGCAAGGACGTGGACAAACCCCGCAACCTCGCCAAGAGCGTCACCGTCGAGTAA
- the odhB gene encoding 2-oxoglutarate dehydrogenase complex dihydrolipoyllysine-residue succinyltransferase, with amino-acid sequence MADIKVPVFSESVSEGTLLTWHKKPGDTVKRGEVLAEIETDKVVLEVTALQDGVLVSIAKQEGDTVLSEETLGVVGDAGSAPAPAADAAPAPAAVPAATTAPADAGHEATRRDDLSPAVRKVVVENGLNPAQIPATGPKGNITKADALGAVGQQAGQPAAQAAAPAQAAVAVPAGARPEQRVPMTRIRQRISERLKDVQNTAAILTTFNEVNMQPAMDLRKRYQDQFVAKHGVKLGFMSLFVRAATEALKAFPVVNASVDGKDIIYHGFYDIGIAVASDRGLVVPILRDTDQMSLAGIEKAIGGFAQKAKAGKLTLEDMSGGTFSITNGGTFGSMMSTPIINAPQSAILGMHNIIERPIAQNGQVVIAPMMYIALSYDHRIIDGKEAVQFLVTIKNLLEDPARMLLEL; translated from the coding sequence ATGGCGGACATCAAAGTTCCTGTTTTTTCCGAGTCGGTCAGCGAGGGTACGCTGCTGACGTGGCACAAGAAGCCCGGCGACACCGTGAAGCGCGGCGAGGTGCTGGCCGAGATCGAGACTGACAAGGTGGTGCTGGAGGTCACGGCGTTGCAGGACGGCGTGCTGGTCAGCATTGCCAAGCAGGAGGGCGACACGGTCCTCAGCGAGGAGACGCTCGGCGTGGTCGGGGATGCGGGCAGCGCGCCCGCCCCGGCCGCCGACGCGGCTCCTGCTCCCGCAGCGGTCCCGGCGGCCACCACCGCTCCGGCCGACGCCGGTCACGAGGCGACCCGCCGCGACGACCTGTCGCCCGCCGTGCGCAAGGTGGTCGTCGAGAACGGCCTGAACCCCGCGCAGATTCCCGCGACCGGCCCGAAGGGCAACATCACCAAGGCCGACGCGCTGGGCGCCGTGGGTCAACAGGCGGGCCAGCCCGCTGCCCAGGCGGCTGCGCCCGCTCAGGCGGCCGTGGCGGTCCCGGCCGGCGCGCGCCCCGAGCAGCGCGTGCCCATGACCCGCATCCGTCAGCGCATCAGTGAGCGCCTGAAGGACGTGCAGAACACGGCGGCGATCCTGACCACCTTCAACGAGGTGAACATGCAGCCCGCCATGGACCTGCGCAAGCGGTACCAGGATCAGTTCGTGGCGAAGCACGGCGTGAAACTGGGCTTCATGAGCCTGTTCGTGCGCGCCGCGACCGAGGCCCTCAAGGCCTTCCCGGTCGTGAACGCCAGCGTGGACGGCAAGGACATCATCTACCACGGCTTCTACGACATCGGCATCGCGGTCGCCAGTGACCGTGGGCTGGTCGTGCCGATCCTGCGTGACACCGACCAGATGAGCCTCGCCGGGATCGAGAAGGCCATCGGCGGCTTCGCGCAGAAAGCCAAGGCCGGCAAGCTGACCCTGGAAGACATGAGTGGCGGCACGTTCAGCATCACGAACGGCGGCACCTTCGGCTCCATGATGAGCACGCCCATCATCAACGCCCCGCAGAGCGCCATCCTGGGCATGCACAACATCATCGAGCGTCCGATCGCGCAGAACGGACAGGTCGTGATCGCCCCCATGATGTACATCGCCCTGAGCTACGACCACCGCATCATCGACGGCAAGGAAGCCGTGCAGTTCCTCGTGACCATCAAGAACCTGCTGGAAGACCCGGCGCGGATGCTGCTGGAACTGTAA
- a CDS encoding SMP-30/gluconolactonase/LRE family protein gives MHTRSHDPHPAPPGTRHHERMTPDRHPALQATHPDFHALFPPGAAPEQLGSGHTWTEGPTYVPARQRVIYSDVRQNRTWAYTDDGQLLEELNPSDYQNGHTLDAQGRLIACSHGQRALLQQEHDGTWTTLADRFEGARFNSPNDVVAHPDGSLWFTDPTYGLDKPEEGGRGEPMEIPGRWVFRLSPDGTLTAPIRDRHKPNGLAFASPDTLLLADTGENPGTYRYHVTPQGEATLEDLHFTVSPGKTDGLRIDEAGRIWSSAADGVHVLTPAGQPLGRILFPETVSNVAFGGPEGKTLFVTASSGFWRVPTTTRALSL, from the coding sequence ATGCACACCCGTTCACACGACCCCCACCCGGCCCCGCCCGGCACCCGTCACCATGAACGCATGACCCCCGACCGGCACCCCGCCCTTCAGGCCACCCACCCGGACTTCCACGCGCTGTTCCCGCCCGGCGCCGCGCCCGAACAGCTCGGCAGCGGCCACACCTGGACCGAGGGCCCCACCTACGTCCCCGCCCGGCAACGCGTGATCTACAGCGACGTCCGCCAGAACCGCACCTGGGCGTACACCGACGACGGACAGCTGCTGGAGGAACTGAACCCCAGCGACTACCAGAATGGCCACACCCTGGACGCCCAGGGCCGCCTGATCGCCTGCTCGCACGGACAGCGCGCCCTGCTGCAGCAGGAACACGACGGCACCTGGACCACCCTGGCCGACCGCTTCGAGGGAGCGCGCTTCAACTCCCCGAACGACGTGGTCGCGCACCCCGACGGCAGCCTGTGGTTCACCGACCCCACCTACGGCCTCGACAAACCCGAGGAAGGCGGGCGCGGCGAACCCATGGAAATTCCCGGCCGCTGGGTGTTCCGCCTGAGCCCGGACGGCACCCTGACCGCCCCCATCCGCGACCGGCACAAACCCAACGGACTGGCCTTCGCCAGCCCCGACACGCTGCTGCTGGCCGACACCGGCGAGAACCCCGGCACGTACCGCTACCACGTCACCCCGCAGGGCGAGGCGACCCTGGAAGACCTGCACTTCACGGTCAGTCCCGGCAAGACCGACGGCCTGCGCATCGACGAGGCGGGCCGCATCTGGAGCAGCGCCGCCGACGGCGTGCACGTCCTGACCCCAGCCGGACAACCGCTGGGCCGCATCCTGTTCCCCGAGACGGTCAGCAACGTCGCCTTCGGCGGCCCGGAAGGAAAGACCCTGTTCGTCACGGCCAGCAGCGGCTTCTGGCGCGTCCCCACCACCACCCGCGCCCTGAGCCTGTAG
- a CDS encoding 2-oxoglutarate dehydrogenase E1 component, protein MTQSQTIMSGGNAAFIEGLYEAYLADPQSVDPEWRSYFDELRGGAQETPHSAIQQAFYELGTQRRGGAVVPAPQGVSGAQQAAGALITAYRVYGHISARTNPLTIRGLPVVPELTPEYYGLSAADLNEHVQDGPFSGPLRDVIAQLHDTYCGPIGFEFNYLPANERAWFQARVEAHRGRGAYSAEERRRFMYKLNAAEGLELYLKNKYPGVKRFGLEGGESFITLLDRVIQQAGAQGVKEVVIGMAHRGRLNTLVNIFGKPASVLFEEFDGKKKLSDDPDVAGDVKYHMGYSSDVRTPGGPMHLALAFNPSHLEIVAPVVHGSVRARQDRRGDESRRSVLPITVHGDAAVSGQGVVMETLNLSRLRGFATGGAVRIVINNQVGFTISDPRDTRSSRYCTDVAKIANAPVLHVNGDDPEAVAFAGDLALAYRQEFGKDVFVDLICFRRNGHNEGDEPRMTQPIMYREIDKHPGTRALYAARLEQAGVLQPGEGDQLVEEYRDRLDRAEPVVTEMENLAQSKLAVDWSGYTNTRWQDEVSTAVSAGKLGELGAKLAAVPEGFRVHRTIERTVIKPRQAMARGEQPLDWGMGEMLAYATLLDEGYGVRLVGQDSGRGTFVHRHAVLHDQDAQDPMNEEYMALAHLRDGQGKVEVIDSTLSEEAVMAFEYGYSTSEPNALIAWEAQFGDFANGAQTVIDQFLSAGESKWQRLSGLTLLLPHGYEGAGPEHSSARLERYLQLCAQKNMQVVVPSSAAQIFHLLRRQVLRPYRKPLIVMTPKSLLRNKAAMSPLSDLTDGRFHEVIGDAEVTGARRVVISSGKLHWELVDARNADAEGYAGTALVRLEQLYPFPAEALAAELARHPGAHVVWAQEEPQNQGAWLMIWEDLEKVLAPGQTLSSSTRPRSASTAAGYASVHAREQAKVIADALGEKLDRAVVEDQKDLAETAKQQG, encoded by the coding sequence ATGACGCAGTCGCAGACGATCATGTCGGGTGGGAACGCGGCCTTTATCGAGGGCCTGTACGAGGCGTACCTGGCTGACCCGCAGAGTGTGGATCCCGAGTGGCGCTCCTACTTCGATGAACTTCGTGGTGGGGCGCAGGAAACGCCTCATTCCGCCATTCAGCAGGCGTTCTACGAGCTGGGAACGCAGCGCCGGGGCGGCGCGGTGGTGCCGGCGCCGCAGGGGGTCAGTGGGGCGCAGCAGGCGGCGGGGGCGCTGATCACGGCGTACCGCGTGTACGGGCACATCAGCGCGCGCACCAACCCGCTGACCATCCGGGGCCTGCCGGTCGTGCCGGAACTGACGCCCGAGTACTACGGGCTGTCGGCAGCGGACCTGAACGAGCATGTGCAGGACGGGCCGTTCAGCGGGCCGCTGCGGGACGTGATCGCGCAGCTGCACGACACGTACTGCGGGCCGATCGGGTTCGAGTTCAACTACCTGCCCGCCAACGAGCGCGCGTGGTTCCAGGCGCGGGTGGAAGCCCACCGGGGGCGCGGGGCGTACTCGGCGGAGGAACGCCGGCGCTTCATGTACAAGCTGAATGCCGCCGAGGGCCTGGAACTGTACCTGAAGAACAAGTATCCGGGCGTCAAGCGCTTCGGTCTGGAAGGCGGCGAGAGTTTCATCACGCTGCTGGACCGCGTGATTCAGCAGGCCGGGGCGCAGGGCGTGAAGGAAGTCGTGATCGGCATGGCGCACCGTGGCCGCCTGAACACGCTGGTGAACATCTTCGGCAAGCCCGCGAGCGTGCTGTTCGAGGAGTTCGACGGCAAGAAGAAACTCAGTGACGATCCGGACGTGGCGGGCGATGTGAAGTACCACATGGGGTACTCCAGCGACGTGCGCACGCCGGGCGGCCCGATGCACCTGGCGCTGGCCTTCAACCCCAGCCACCTGGAGATCGTGGCGCCGGTCGTGCACGGCAGCGTCCGCGCGCGTCAGGACCGCCGGGGCGACGAGTCGCGCCGCAGCGTGCTGCCCATCACGGTGCACGGTGACGCGGCCGTGAGCGGGCAGGGCGTGGTCATGGAGACCCTGAACCTGTCGCGCCTGCGTGGGTTCGCCACGGGCGGCGCGGTGCGCATCGTGATCAACAACCAGGTGGGCTTCACGATCAGCGATCCGCGTGACACGCGCAGCAGCCGCTACTGCACCGACGTGGCGAAGATCGCGAACGCGCCGGTGCTGCACGTGAACGGCGACGACCCCGAGGCAGTGGCGTTCGCGGGGGATCTGGCGCTCGCGTACCGTCAGGAGTTCGGCAAGGACGTGTTCGTGGACCTGATCTGCTTCCGCCGCAACGGGCACAACGAGGGCGACGAGCCGCGCATGACGCAGCCGATCATGTACCGCGAGATCGACAAGCATCCGGGCACGCGCGCGCTGTACGCGGCGCGTCTGGAGCAGGCGGGCGTGCTGCAACCGGGCGAGGGCGACCAGCTGGTCGAGGAGTACCGTGACCGCCTGGACCGCGCCGAGCCGGTCGTGACCGAGATGGAGAACCTCGCGCAGAGCAAACTGGCGGTGGACTGGTCCGGGTACACGAACACCCGCTGGCAGGACGAGGTGTCCACGGCCGTCAGCGCCGGGAAGCTGGGCGAGCTGGGCGCGAAGCTGGCGGCGGTGCCCGAGGGCTTCCGGGTGCACCGGACCATCGAGCGCACCGTGATCAAGCCGCGTCAGGCGATGGCCAGGGGCGAGCAGCCGCTCGACTGGGGCATGGGCGAGATGCTGGCGTACGCGACCCTGCTGGACGAGGGGTACGGCGTGCGGCTGGTCGGTCAGGACAGCGGGCGCGGCACGTTCGTGCACCGTCACGCGGTCCTGCACGATCAGGACGCCCAAGACCCCATGAACGAGGAGTACATGGCGCTGGCGCATCTGCGTGACGGGCAGGGCAAGGTGGAAGTCATCGATTCCACGCTGTCCGAGGAGGCCGTCATGGCCTTCGAGTACGGGTACTCGACCAGCGAACCGAACGCGCTGATCGCCTGGGAAGCGCAGTTCGGGGACTTCGCGAACGGCGCGCAGACGGTCATCGATCAGTTCCTGTCGGCCGGTGAGAGCAAGTGGCAGCGCCTGAGCGGCCTGACGCTGCTGCTCCCGCACGGGTACGAGGGCGCCGGTCCCGAGCACAGCAGCGCCCGCCTGGAGCGGTACCTTCAGCTGTGCGCGCAGAAGAATATGCAGGTCGTGGTGCCCAGCAGCGCCGCGCAGATCTTCCACCTGCTGCGCCGTCAGGTGCTGCGCCCGTACCGCAAGCCCCTGATCGTCATGACGCCCAAGAGCCTGCTGCGCAACAAGGCCGCCATGAGCCCCCTGTCGGACCTGACGGACGGCCGTTTCCACGAGGTCATCGGGGACGCCGAGGTCACGGGCGCGCGGCGCGTGGTGATCAGCAGCGGCAAACTGCACTGGGAACTCGTGGACGCCCGCAACGCGGACGCCGAAGGGTACGCCGGCACGGCGCTGGTCCGCCTGGAGCAGCTGTACCCCTTCCCGGCCGAGGCGCTGGCCGCCGAACTGGCCCGCCATCCCGGCGCGCACGTCGTGTGGGCCCAGGAAGAGCCGCAGAACCAGGGCGCGTGGCTGATGATCTGGGAGGACCTGGAGAAAGTCCTGGCCCCCGGTCAGACGCTGAGCAGCTCCACCCGCCCGCGCAGCGCCAGCACTGCCGCCGGGTACGCCAGCGTCCACGCGCGCGAGCAGGCAAAGGTGATCGCGGACGCGCTGGGCGAGAAACTGGACCGCGCCGTGGTCGAGGATCAGAAGGACCTCGCCGAGACGGCCAAGCAGCAGGGCTGA
- a CDS encoding DUF559 domain-containing protein, which yields MPVRQRFANVEGTGRARRLRRDATPHEGMVWARLRAGQLGVKFRRQQPLGFYIADFVCFECGLIVELDGGQHGSVQGRAYDALRTEYLEGRAFRVLRFWNSEVSGNLDGVLARIVEAVRERGEGGDA from the coding sequence ATGCCGGTGCGTCAGCGGTTCGCGAACGTGGAGGGGACGGGGCGGGCGCGGCGGTTGCGTCGTGATGCCACGCCGCACGAGGGGATGGTGTGGGCGCGGTTGCGGGCGGGGCAGTTGGGGGTGAAGTTCCGTCGTCAGCAGCCGCTGGGGTTTTACATCGCGGATTTCGTGTGCTTCGAGTGCGGGTTGATCGTGGAGCTGGATGGTGGACAGCACGGTTCGGTACAGGGGCGTGCGTACGACGCGTTGCGGACGGAGTACCTGGAGGGCCGGGCGTTCCGGGTGTTGCGCTTCTGGAACAGCGAGGTGTCTGGCAACCTGGATGGTGTCCTGGCGCGGATTGTCGAGGCGGTGCGCGAGCGGGGTGAGGGAGGGGACGCTTAG